Proteins co-encoded in one Nitrospirota bacterium genomic window:
- a CDS encoding carbamoyltransferase C-terminal domain-containing protein produces MIILSIHPGHNSTVGLLEQGRLVGLLSQEKIDNIKNSAAFPKDAIAVLLDECGIEPRQIEAIAIAGNDVFPSYCYEYLFDPKNRVKESSALRKAAKSMERGVLGSIMPGIFKIARRNRKADLVAEGRLELAERLSKTPLSGKPVTHIDHHQCHAYSAYYGLAQDDEPALVFTADGSGDEACATVWVARNRKLERIARTPPNASLGGIYSNTTRFLGMKILEHEYKVMGLAAYCKGYQKETYERIFAPVIDLDPANQLVFRSSVDASTFYDYLVRHAVGERFDNIAGAVQQLLEERITAWILAAIKQTGIRNIYTGGGVFMNVKLNMRIQEMEEVERVHFLPSCGDESNPIGAAYTLAIQRGLSVKPLDSLYLGISFERDELKRFISDNRLADRYSVTEPSDVEEAIADLLALREVVARFSGRCEWGARSLGNRAILAHPSHLESFYTVNDLIKSRDFWMPFAPTVLDTHAHKYFENYNPSKVKAPYMITAFKASPLGVENLRAGMHQGDRTIRPQVLTEQANRAYYHLLNVFHAKTGVGAVMNTSFNLHGSPLVATPEQALMTFEKSGLCYLALGPFLIAKKNRRPVRIGQE; encoded by the coding sequence ATGATCATTTTGTCGATACACCCCGGGCATAATTCCACCGTTGGTTTGCTTGAGCAGGGCCGACTGGTAGGCTTGCTAAGTCAAGAGAAGATAGACAACATCAAGAATTCCGCCGCCTTTCCAAAGGATGCAATAGCCGTTCTGCTCGACGAATGTGGAATAGAGCCGAGGCAAATCGAAGCTATTGCCATCGCTGGTAATGATGTGTTCCCGTCCTATTGCTATGAATATCTCTTCGACCCGAAAAACAGAGTTAAGGAAAGCTCTGCGCTTCGCAAGGCTGCTAAGAGTATGGAACGAGGTGTGTTAGGTAGCATTATGCCCGGAATCTTTAAGATTGCACGGCGAAACCGCAAAGCAGATCTTGTGGCTGAGGGACGCCTGGAACTTGCGGAGAGGCTTTCGAAAACTCCATTGAGCGGCAAGCCTGTGACACACATTGACCACCATCAATGCCACGCGTACTCCGCTTACTACGGATTGGCTCAAGACGATGAGCCAGCGCTCGTTTTCACGGCCGACGGTAGCGGCGATGAAGCATGTGCAACGGTTTGGGTAGCTCGTAATAGGAAGCTCGAAAGAATTGCTAGGACGCCGCCGAATGCCTCTCTCGGCGGCATTTACTCCAACACAACACGTTTCCTTGGCATGAAAATTCTTGAGCACGAATATAAGGTGATGGGGTTGGCGGCATACTGCAAGGGATATCAGAAGGAAACTTACGAGCGCATCTTTGCGCCGGTAATTGATCTTGACCCAGCAAATCAGTTGGTCTTCCGCTCCAGTGTCGACGCGTCCACCTTTTATGACTATCTCGTCCGCCATGCTGTCGGGGAACGATTCGACAACATCGCTGGCGCTGTCCAACAGCTGCTCGAAGAGCGTATTACCGCATGGATACTTGCCGCCATCAAGCAGACCGGTATCCGAAATATTTATACTGGAGGCGGTGTGTTCATGAATGTGAAGCTCAACATGCGTATTCAGGAGATGGAAGAAGTCGAGCGCGTTCACTTTCTGCCCTCCTGTGGCGACGAATCGAACCCGATTGGTGCCGCGTATACCCTCGCGATTCAACGAGGGCTTTCAGTGAAGCCCCTCGACAGTCTTTACTTGGGCATCTCCTTCGAACGGGATGAGTTGAAACGGTTTATCTCGGATAACCGACTGGCGGACCGCTATTCCGTGACCGAGCCATCAGATGTAGAAGAGGCCATTGCCGACTTGCTCGCGCTGCGTGAGGTGGTGGCGCGTTTTTCCGGGCGATGCGAATGGGGCGCTCGCTCACTCGGTAACCGGGCAATCCTCGCCCACCCCAGCCATCTGGAAAGCTTTTACACGGTCAATGACCTGATCAAATCCCGGGACTTTTGGATGCCATTCGCGCCGACGGTTTTGGATACCCATGCCCACAAGTATTTTGAAAACTACAACCCTTCCAAGGTCAAGGCACCCTATATGATTACCGCCTTTAAGGCGTCACCATTGGGTGTCGAGAACCTGCGTGCCGGGATGCACCAAGGGGATCGCACCATTCGGCCACAGGTATTGACGGAACAGGCTAATCGGGCCTACTACCATCTTCTGAATGTCTTTCACGCCAAGACAGGTGTAGGTGCCGTCATGAACACCAGCTTCAATTTGCATGGTTCTCCTTTGGTGGCGACGCCCGAGCAAGCACTGATGACCTTCGAGAAGTCTGGCCTATGCTATTTGGCGCTCGGGCCATTCCTGATTGCGAAGAAAAATCGACGTCCGGTTCGTATTGGGCAAGAGTAG